A window of Bacteroidota bacterium genomic DNA:
ATGGGAATTTCTGGTTGGCCTTTTTATCATTCTGCCTTTTTCGTTTGATAAAGTTTTTGCCATCAAATGGGATATTATTCCGGGTTATATTATATGGGAATTCTTTTATGTGGTCATTTTTGCAACTTTTTTGGGTTACCTGCTTAATATGTATGGATTGAAATATGTAAAGCCTGTATCTGTGAGTGTTTACATCTATGCACAACCTGTTTTTGCTGCTTTTTTCGCTATTATTTTAGGAAAGGATGCGCTAAGTATGATAGATATCATTGCTGCATTTCTTGTTTTTCTGGGAGTATATATTGTCGGGAAACAGGGGAAAGGATTATTGCCTGATTTTAAGGCTATTACTTTTAAAAATAAGGTGGCTCAGCATATTGGGAAAAATCATTCACTAGGAAAGAACTAATAAAAATAAACAATATATATATAGTTGGTTATTAATGGATTATTATTTTTTTTTAAATAAATATTGAGAAAATATTTGCAGGGAAAAAAAAGTTTATACCTTTGCAGTCCCAAGTTCAAGGGATTTAGATACAAGGTCGGTTCGTCTAGGGGTTAGGACGTCAGGTTTTCATCCTGGTAACAGGGGTTCGATTCCCCTACCGACTACATTTTAAAAAATAAAATTTATTTATAATGGCAAATCATAAATCATCAGTTAAAAGAATTAGACAGGACAAAACAAAGAACGAGCGAAATCGTTATAATGCAAAAACTGTCCGCAATGCCGTTAAAAAACTCAGGGAATGTACCAGTAAAGATGAGGCTGCAACTTTATTGCCCAGCGTTTCATCTATGCTCGACAAGTTGGCCAAGAAAAGAATTTTTCATAAAAATAAGGCCGGTAATTTGAAATCTGAGCTGACTAAGCACGTGAATAGCCTGTAGAAAAAAATAGTTTTATTTTAGCATATAAGCCTTCCCCAACGGAAGGCTTTTTTTGTACAAAAATTTTGTTAAATTATTTAATTTCATTATCTTAATTCAAGATTTAAGATATTGAAATCAAAGGTATTGGTTCTATAATGCAGGGTACGATGGACGAATACAAAAATTTGACAATAAAAACCTGGGCTGTTGAGGACAGGCCCAGAGAAAAATATTTGTTGAAGGGATTATCCAGCCTGACAAATGCAGAATTGATCGCCATCCTGATTGGCTCCGGGAACCGTAATGAAACGGCCGTAGAATTGGCCAAAAAAATACTGCAAAAAGTTCAGAATAATTTGAACCTGCTGGGTAAATTAAGTTTAGAGGATCTCATCGAAAACAAAGGCATAGGGAAGGCCAAAGCCATTACCATTATTGCAGCACTTGAATTGGGCCGAAGAAGAAATTCGACCGGGATTATGGAAAGGAAAGTAATCAAAACAAGCAGGGATGCATTTGATTTACTTCATTCGCAATTGTCTGATTTAC
This region includes:
- the radC gene encoding DNA repair protein RadC; protein product: MDEYKNLTIKTWAVEDRPREKYLLKGLSSLTNAELIAILIGSGNRNETAVELAKKILQKVQNNLNLLGKLSLEDLIENKGIGKAKAITIIAALELGRRRNSTGIMERKVIKTSRDAFDLLHSQLSDLPYEEFWVLLLNRANRVIDKIKISKGGISGTVTDVKVILKNAIEKLASSLIVCHNHPSGNLLPSHNDTEFTTKLREDANMMDIKLLDHLIIADGKYYSFADEGLI
- the rpsT gene encoding 30S ribosomal protein S20 is translated as MANHKSSVKRIRQDKTKNERNRYNAKTVRNAVKKLRECTSKDEAATLLPSVSSMLDKLAKKRIFHKNKAGNLKSELTKHVNSL